The genomic stretch CAGACTTCTTGTTCCAGTAGGTCGATACCATGATGTTGATAAGCGGTCCGTCTGAGGGGTCGAGACCGAGTGAATTACCGCCGTGGCGGACTGTTTGCCGGAGAGTATTGACCGAGTAGGGCTGGAATGTAAGAGAAGACATGAGTCCGGAGCATGCCTTGACGCTCTCAAGGGAGTTGGTGAAGATTTCAGTCGCCTCAAAGAGCGTGGGCGCGTCGGCCTTGACTGTCACGTTCATGTAGGCGCATCTAACGGCAGAGTTAGTCTGTGGTCTCGGGCGAGTGAGAGGTATGGTGACATACCGAACGTTGCCTTTTGATTCTGCTGGCTGCTCTGACACCGCCTCTCTGAGCGTCATCAACCTGACCGAGTTCAACTGCTCGATTTGAGGATGCCTATCTGCCCACGGTTTGAGCACCTCAGGCATGCTCTCGGTGGTGTCCGCTCCAGTGTAAGACAGCTGGCTCTGGCAGGCAAACTGAGCAAACTGGGAAGAGTAACCGATGCTCAACTGAACGTGGGCGTTTGGGTCGGCGGCATCCTTTTTCCGGAGCTCTGACAGGAGGGCACCGACGTGATATGGCCAGCTAGAGAGGAAATAGAAAACACTGCCGCCCCAAAATTTCCCGGGCTGAGGGAATGTCCTGAAATCGAAACGTGTGACAACCCCAAAGTTGTTGCCACCTCCGCGGAGGGAAATCCACAAGTCGCTGTTCTCATGCTCGTTGGCATTGACAATCTCTCCTGAGGCGAGGACAACCTCGTAGTTGAGAACATTGTCGCAGACAAACCCTTcgcgggaggagaagaacgAGACACCGCCTATACCCGTGTTAGAGCTTTGATCAGAGATTTCGCAAAGGGCGCGACATACCAGTCAAAGACAatccaccaacaccaccagagGCAGAACGAACACCCGTGACACCC from Podospora pseudopauciseta strain CBS 411.78 chromosome 3, whole genome shotgun sequence encodes the following:
- a CDS encoding hypothetical protein (CAZy:AA7; COG:C; EggNog:ENOG503NWXH) — protein: MGFEQVIKALRNSLPASNLFFEGEREYEALNGSYLSAMESDIRPAAIFRPESRKQVAKFVKIMRPFALGEHGEEATVRFAIRSGGQQPLPGVANIEGGITLDLGLLNSVELQKNGKQTVVSVGAGARWGAVYDKLDGTGLGVTGVRSASGGVGGLSLTGGVSFFSSREGFVCDNVLNYEVVLASGEIVNANEHENSDLWISLRGGGNNFGVVTRFDFRTFPQPGKFWGGSVFYFLSSWPYHVGALLSELRKKDAADPNAHVQLSIGYSSQFAQFACQSQLSYTGADTTESMPEVLKPWADRHPQIEQLNSVRLMTLREAVSEQPAESKGNVRCAYMNVTVKADAPTLFEATEIFTNSLESVKACSGLMSSLTFQPYSVNTLRQTVRHGGNSLGLDPSDGPLINIMVSTYWNKKSDDAAILKYMSNATSYMRREAQRRNKLVPFVSMNHAWTHQDVIECYGEENKRALQETSIKYDPEGLFQRGVPGGFKLFNRK